Proteins encoded by one window of Deinococcus sp. KSM4-11:
- a CDS encoding thioesterase family protein translates to MHAIPAGFTQSLEVTVTAEMTVQFVELGDVHPVYATYWLARHFEEAGRKIILPFLEPGEGGIGSEVQVTHTASALPGMRVTVTAVFDRVEGRRVSCRLGAVNELGDEIGHGTTTQVILPQARIDANFEELRARWAQARR, encoded by the coding sequence ATGCATGCCATTCCGGCCGGGTTCACGCAGTCGCTGGAGGTCACCGTCACCGCAGAGATGACGGTGCAGTTCGTCGAGCTCGGGGACGTGCATCCGGTCTACGCGACGTACTGGCTGGCCCGGCACTTCGAGGAGGCCGGGCGCAAGATCATCCTGCCCTTCCTGGAACCGGGCGAGGGCGGCATCGGGTCGGAGGTGCAGGTCACACACACGGCGTCGGCCCTGCCCGGCATGCGCGTGACCGTCACGGCCGTCTTCGACCGCGTGGAGGGCCGCCGCGTGTCCTGCCGTCTGGGCGCCGTGAACGAACTCGGCGACGAGATCGGCCACGGCACGACCACGCAGGTGATCCTGCCGCAGGCGCGCATCGACGCGAACTTCGAGGAGCTGCGGGCACGCTGGGCCCAGGCCCGGCGCTGA
- a CDS encoding NAD-dependent malic enzyme, giving the protein MPKAPPVSRYYDVSRDQHGQRYIDVHVTGLALLQNPLLNKTTAFTREERRELGLEGLIPPHVSTFDEQKERTYRRYLGCGSDLEKHEYLRALQDRNEVLYYGVLEDHLEEMLPIIYTPTVGEAVKTYSSNYRYPRGFAVSTEDIDRIDGMLENVSVNDVRMIVATDSSAILGLGDQGFGGMAISIGKLSLYTAAGGVGPDKTLPVELDVGTNRQDLIDDPLYLGVHHRRLTGAAYDEFLDAFVEGVAHRYPKAIIQWEDFARGTAFRVLERYRKVIPSFNDDIQGTGAMALAGLTCAAQIKGERLTDQVYVVVGAGAAGIGVAQAIRQGLVHDGLSDAEAGARVFVVDRHGLLMHGQPDLEAQQLPFARTGADLNGWTYAGEYPDLHDVIVNARATALLGFTGVPGLFRQETVQAMLEATARPIVFPLSNPSSHVEARPADLIAWTDGGAIIASGSPFADVEHAGQRHPVGQGNNAFIFPGLGFGAVTARAREITDAMIMAAARTLATYTLEHHPGHVYPPVSELREISIRIAVAVARQAIQDGVCAQRSIRSLNDAALEAAIRERAWLPQYLPLHRAADARE; this is encoded by the coding sequence ATGCCCAAAGCCCCTCCCGTCTCCCGCTACTACGACGTCAGCCGTGACCAGCACGGCCAGCGGTACATCGACGTGCACGTCACCGGACTGGCGCTGCTGCAGAATCCGCTGCTGAACAAGACCACGGCCTTCACCCGCGAGGAACGCCGCGAACTGGGCCTGGAAGGCCTGATTCCGCCGCACGTGAGTACCTTCGACGAACAGAAGGAACGCACCTACCGCCGGTACCTGGGCTGCGGCAGCGACCTGGAGAAGCACGAGTACCTGCGCGCCCTGCAAGACCGCAACGAGGTGCTGTACTACGGTGTGCTGGAGGATCACCTGGAGGAGATGCTCCCGATCATCTACACGCCCACGGTGGGCGAGGCGGTCAAGACGTACTCCAGCAACTACCGCTACCCGCGCGGCTTCGCGGTCAGCACCGAGGACATCGACCGTATCGACGGCATGCTGGAGAACGTGTCGGTGAATGATGTGCGCATGATCGTGGCCACCGACTCCAGCGCGATCCTGGGCCTGGGCGACCAGGGCTTCGGCGGCATGGCGATTTCCATCGGGAAACTGTCGCTGTACACGGCGGCGGGCGGTGTGGGACCGGACAAGACCCTCCCAGTCGAGCTGGACGTGGGCACCAACCGGCAGGACCTGATCGACGACCCGCTGTACCTGGGTGTCCACCACCGCCGCCTGACCGGCGCGGCCTACGACGAGTTCCTGGACGCCTTCGTGGAGGGCGTCGCACACCGGTACCCGAAGGCGATCATCCAGTGGGAGGACTTCGCGCGCGGTACGGCCTTCCGCGTGCTGGAGCGCTACCGCAAGGTCATTCCCAGCTTCAACGACGACATCCAGGGCACCGGGGCCATGGCTCTGGCGGGCCTGACCTGCGCCGCGCAGATCAAGGGCGAGCGCCTGACCGACCAGGTGTACGTGGTCGTCGGCGCGGGCGCGGCCGGAATAGGCGTGGCCCAGGCGATCCGTCAGGGCCTCGTTCACGACGGCCTGAGCGACGCCGAGGCAGGAGCGCGGGTGTTCGTCGTGGATCGCCACGGCCTGCTGATGCACGGCCAGCCGGATCTCGAAGCGCAGCAACTCCCGTTCGCCCGGACGGGGGCCGACCTGAACGGCTGGACCTACGCAGGCGAGTATCCCGACCTACACGACGTCATCGTGAACGCCCGCGCGACCGCCCTGCTGGGCTTCACCGGCGTGCCCGGCCTATTCCGGCAGGAGACCGTGCAGGCGATGCTGGAGGCCACCGCGCGGCCCATCGTGTTCCCGCTGAGCAACCCCAGCAGCCACGTCGAGGCCCGGCCCGCCGACCTGATCGCGTGGACGGACGGCGGCGCAATCATCGCGTCCGGCAGCCCCTTCGCGGACGTGGAGCACGCCGGACAGCGGCACCCGGTCGGGCAGGGCAACAACGCCTTCATCTTCCCCGGCCTGGGCTTCGGCGCCGTCACCGCCCGCGCCCGCGAGATCACCGACGCCATGATCATGGCCGCCGCCCGGACGCTGGCCACCTACACGCTGGAACACCACCCCGGCCACGTCTACCCGCCGGTTTCCGAGCTGCGCGAGATCAGCATCCGGATCGCCGTGGCGGTGGCCCGTCAGGCCATTCAGGATGGTGTGTGCGCGCAGCGCTCGATCCGCAGCCTGAACGACGCCGCCCTGGAAGCCGCCATCCGCGAGCGCGCGTGGCTGCCGCAGTACCTGCCGCTACACCGTGCGGCGGACGCCAGGGAGTAG